A window from Citrus sinensis cultivar Valencia sweet orange chromosome 3, DVS_A1.0, whole genome shotgun sequence encodes these proteins:
- the LOC102621194 gene encoding peptide-N4-(N-acetyl-beta-glucosaminyl)asparagine amidase A-like, which translates to MASFHVPLFLCISLFLLHQTQPINANLHKTKTLFRNSNLYSSELPTLHLNTTQIPPTRYFEVTKPIEIPKTNPCSHHILQHDFAFTYGKPPVLANYTPPSHCSTKKFSKIVLEWNATCKGRQFDRIFGVWLGGVELLRSCTAEPRATGIVWSVKKDLTRYHSLLVKNETQTFAVYLGNLVDSTYTGVYHVDITLYFYPVDVDINDHECGSDVLASGYGSKADLIWPISRNLPLNDGLWFEIENSTDIGVKEFVIPQNVYRAVLEVYVSFHENDEFWYSNVPNDYIAANNLTDTPGNGPFREVVVSLDGEVVGAVWPFTVVFTGGINPLLWRPITAIGSFDLPTYDIEITPFLGNLLDGKTHKFGFSVTNALNVWYIDANLHLWLDGRSAKTEGKLLKHSSVPLQVYLESNFKGLDGTFLTNVNRSISSLGWVESSHGKITTHFIQDFAYSNSMVMGNSGNLQIVNQTIHFDDTVSAEMQSSNAYFTKSFKVFPFYMYSNTEDKGNGTSLSLANVTLGFNEKNSESAGSGFSESSLKNLQNGQGVMFVKNNLVISGLGSTQQVYHYHGDNFCYFRNISSSNYTILYDKVINKCEKGTEPHLDPSLLKIKASAS; encoded by the coding sequence ATGGCTTCCTTTCATGTCCCTTTATTCCTCTGCATCTCACTCTTTCTCCTTCATCAAACACAACCCATTAATGCCAATCTTCACAAAACCAAAACCCTCTTCAGGAACTCAAATCTTTACTCATCAGAGCTCCCAACTCTCCATCTGAACACCACCCAAATCCCACCAACGCGCTACTTTGAAGTTACCAAACCCATCGAGATCCCCAAAACCAACCCTTGTTCCCACCACATTCTTCAACATGACTTTGCTTTCACTTATGGGAAGCCCCCAGTTCTTGCTAACTACACCCCTCCTTCACATTGCTCAACCAAAAAGTTCTCAAAAATTGTCCTTGAATGGAATGCGACTTGTAAAGGGAGGCAGTTTGATAGAATCTTTGGTGTGTGGTTAGGTGGAGTTGAGCTTTTGAGGAGTTGCACAGCTGAGCCGAGAGCAACTGGGATTGTTTGGAGCGTTAAGAAGGATTTAACAAGGTATCATTCTTTGCTTGTTAAAAATGAGACTCAAACTTTTGCTGTTTATCTTGGCAATCTTGTTGATAGTACTTATACTGGTGTCTATCACGTGGATATAACTCTATATTTTTACCCTGTTGATGTCGATATTAATGATCACGAGTGTGGTTCGGATGTTTTGGCATCTGGATACGGTTCCAAGGCTGATTTGATCTGGCCCATTTCACGAAATTTGCCATTGAATGATGGGCTGTGGTTTGAGATCGAGAATTCGACAGACATTGGGGTGAAGGAGTTTGTGATTCCTCAGAATGTGTATAGGGCCGTGTTGGAGGtttatgtttcttttcatGAGAATGATGAATTTTGGTATTCAAATGTTCCTAACGATTACATTGCCGCCAATAATCTGACTGATACTCCTGGAAATGGACCTTTTAGGGAGGTAGTGGTGAGTCTTGATGGTGAGGTAGTTGGTGCCGTTTGGCCCTTTACTGTTGTGTTTACTGGAGGGATTAATCCTCTCTTATGGAGACCCATTACTGCAATTGGTTCATTTGATCTTCCTACTTATGATATTGAAATCACTCCATTTTTAGGGAATCTATTGGATGGGAAGACTCACAAGTTTGGGTTTAGTGTTACAAATGCTTTGAATGTGTGGTATATAGATGCAAATTTGCATCTTTGGTTGGACGGTAGAAGTGCAAAAACTGAGGGGAAGCTTCTGAAACATAGTTCTGTGCCTCTTCAAGTATATCTTGAGTCAAATTTTAAGGGTTTAGATGGAACATTCCTCACAAATGTAAATAGGTCCATATCTTCGCTTGGTTGGGTTGAGTCGTCTCATGGAAAGATTACAACCCACTTCATTCAAGATTTTGCTTACAGTAACTCAATGGTGATGGGCAATAGTGGAAATTTGCAGATTGTGAATCAGACGATCCATTTTGATGACACTGTTTCTGCTGAGATGCAGTCCTCTAATGCTTACTTCACGAAATCATTCAAAGTATTTCCCTTCTACATGTACTCGAACACTGAAGATAAAGGAAATGGTACTTCTTTATCTCTGGCAAACGTCACGTTGGGATTTAACGAGAAGAATTCTGAGAGCGCTGGTTCTGGATTCTCAGAGAGCTCTCTCAAGAACTTGCAGAATGGGCAGGGTGTCATGTTTGTGAAGAACAACTTGGTAATAAGTGGTTTGGGGAGCACACAACAGGTGTACCACTATCATGGTGACAACTTCTGCTATTTTAGGAACATAAGCAGCTCGAACTACACCATTCTTTAtgataaagtaataaataagtgCGAAAAAGGAACAGAACCTCATTTAGATCCTAGCTTGTTGAAAATAAAGGCCTCTGCCAGCTAG